DNA from Mustela nigripes isolate SB6536 chromosome 14, MUSNIG.SB6536, whole genome shotgun sequence:
ACGCCTTCCGCGTGGGTGAGTGAATGTGAGAGTCAGCGTCGCGCCGCGCGCGCCGTCCGCCTCCGCCGCTGGGCGCCCTTATTTCGGCTGCGAGGGGCGGGCGCGCGCGTAAAGACATAGAGACGAGCGTTGAGCTCTCGGGCTAGAGCGTCGCCGAGTCGGAGCCGGAGCCCGAGCCGCGCGCTGTGTCTCCGCTGCGTCCGCCGAGGCCCCCGAGTGTCAGGGACAAAAGCCGCCACCGCGCCGCCTGCTCCCGCCGCCAGGGCTcatccgccgccgccgccgccctgaCGAGAGTCCACCGCTGTCGCTACCCGCGAGGATCCGAGAGCCATGTCGGCCAGCAGCCTCTTGGAGCAGGTACAGGCCCGGCCCGCATGCCTCGGCCATTGTGTGAGGCGAGAGGGAGCCCGACTAGGCCCGGGCCCGCCGCCCCCGGTCGGGCCGAGCCGAGGCGGCGCCTCTCGCTGGCCAGCTTTCGGGCCTCTCAGGCCGGCCGCGCCCAGCGCCTCGCCCTCCGCCCGCTCTCCCCGCTTCTCTCCGGGCCTCGGAGCCCACCGGCCGCGCCGCGTTCCCTCTTCTCAGCGGGCCTCgttttcttccttgtttccttccccttccttgaaACGCTAGTCTCCTCGCGTTGTTTCTGGCGCGTCCCCCGCTTTTTCTCCGCGGGCCCCGCCGGCCTGCGCTTTTCCCCGCCTCCCATTTTCAGCCTCCCCCTCACCATCATTCCTGACGCCTCCCTTCAGGCCTGCTCCTTTATTCCCGTCTCCGACCCGGCTTtaatttgtctttccttttccatttcttccttggaCGACTTGCTGCTCGGCGACGTTTTCTTCGCCCGCAGAGACCAAAAGGTCAAGGAAACAAAGGTGAGCCCAGCTCCGCCGGTGGCCCTGGGCCGGGAGGGGGGACGCCGAGTAGTGGGGGCGGGGTCTCCGGGAAGCGCCCCAGGGAGAGGACCTTTCGGAAGCCGCTTAGTTCGCAGGTGCCTCACACTTAAGTATTTGACCCTTTCGGTGTGTTCTTGCAGCTGGCGAACAGCTTTTCAGTGAACAAGGAGTAATTCATTAAGGGTGGGGGTGGATTCGGTTTTGAAATGTCCCAGGTCCTTAGTTTCCTGTAGGTCTTAGAAGGCCTTTGTTTTTCATCCTCGTGGATCACTCTCTGGAAGTACTCACatgtgatgggggaggggaagccggAGGGGATTGAAATCTAGAGGAGCCAATAAAATGACCTTTTTAAGATCAACTTGCTTCGGGTGGAGGGAGACATTTTCATTGACGAATATTGCTCCGCTTTCATTCTCCTCTTTATCcgtttttttctgaaattcagactGACTTGCTCTGTTTAGTGAGGCTTTTCTCCGGGTTAGAATAGATTTGCTTAATTTGGGAGATAGGTTGTGCGATTGAGACACTCCTAATGTATTTGAATCTTTTCCCCTTCAGTACAAAATGGATCTGTACATCAAAAGGATGGATTAAATGATGATGATTTTGAACCTTACTTGAGTCCACAGGCAAGGCCCGTGAGTAGTTAACCATTTACATGCCTGATCAGAGGGTGTAACATACCGTATTTTTTCTCTGCCTTATCAATGAATCTCATTTTCAGGGGGTGATTTTTTTAATACCAGTCCGTGTGTGGTAAACGAGTTACTACAGATGTTATAGACTTAAGATTCCCATCGTTGTTGACAGCAAACAGAATTCTGAGATTGGAAGTGATAGCATTTTATAGTATACCAGCAGCACCTGATAGTAATTCTCCTTACCAAGAATGTAACGGTGCAAAACTGAAGAATACTCAGTTTAAGTATTCTGATTTTTTACCCCCCAAacctttttcttttaggaaaattgGATGCATATGTGATgggaaaaaactaataaaaaatctCCTGAACTTTATTTAGTGCTGTAGAACTGCAATCTTCCTTTTCATCTGGTCACTAGTTAGTGGGTTGTTAGGTTATCCTAACTTTTGGACTTAGGTATTCCTTTTTCAAGTTGAGATGTGTCTATATCTGTAGAAACCAATTTTGTACACCTCTAGTTTCTCACTTGTGGGAGctatagaattttataaaatggagTTAAAGGAAGATAAGGTACTCTTTGGCACAAATGAAGATCAAAAATGATTGAGGATTTTGCTGTGTAAcctgtttttctaatttcttttaggTCTATATTGGTTCATATATTAACATGATCTGTGTATGTAGAAACTACTTTCATTTGTCAGTTCTTTTGTGTTAATATTCTGGGTCCCAAAGATATAACTCACAAGGTTTTAGCTAATAAATACAAACCCACAGATTTAATAAAccagaaggaaaacttacagTAACTCATCGAAGATaccctaaaaaatgaaaaagcttaTGAGATATCTATATAAATTCTGAACAGAtgccatacactagattttgaAAACTTGACATATTGGTGCATGCCCATATTTGGACCTAATTCTTGCATAAAACTTTTAGATACCCCACATAAAattttctccattgagagtgAAGAAACCATTTAAGCGAGTGATTGGGAAAAGTTTTCAGAGAAGGCAACCAGTTAATCAGGAAAAGTAGGAAGGAAGTAGAGGAATGAACTATTTATAGGTTCCTGCTATTGAAGTAGTTTGCTTACATAATCATACAGGGAGAGTGGGAGCATTTGGAAACATAATTCTAGGTAGTTCTTGTGAAACATTGTGTAATTCAGATTTTTGAGCTCAGGGGCATGTGGGAACCTGCCAGTTCAGGTGTAGGCACTCAGCTATATGATGGCATAACCTGTGATATTAAGTGCGTTTTTTACTTCTCAAGCTAAAGCttgaatgtctttaaaaaattctggggtATGGGGGAGTAGAAATCATATCATGGTTGAATAGATGGATAACTTGAAAATCTTTGTAGTTTATCAAGAGTAGTTCATCTACCTTTTAACCATTATTTATTGCCTTATGTTGGAATAATCCTTAAGGCTTAATCCATTGATGATAGACTGAATTTCTTATTCCTAATGGATTTGAGTCTTAAAATTTTAACACTGTCTTTGAGAAACTGATTTCTCTTAAACCTAAGGGGATGTGTGAAAAGACttactttttctcccctttttttgGTAAGGAAAATATTGGCAGAGAAAAGGACCATTTTTATCAAACCGTATTAgttgaaacatttaattttcaagCGCTATGTTTGGCTAGGGAGAATAGTGTTGGCTTTGATAATACAGATAATACAGGCCTGACATACTTCTGGTCATCCAAGTTTCTTAAGAACAAAATTCTTTATTCAGTAGTTAAAGGCTTCTTGTGTACCAGAGCTGCTATTTTAATTCCATTGCAGTtaatacagtgttacattagttttaggagtgcagtatagtgattcaacaatttcatgtattactcagtgctcatcaggttAAGTGTACGCCTGTACCAGAGCTATTTTGAAGTTAGGATACTCTGTTTTGAGTTGAGCTATATCCATACATATTCAGACCAATTTTTTATATCTACAGCTTCTCCCTTATTGGACTATTCTGTGAGTTACAGTATTTACTTAGGTCAAGAATGATTGAGGTTTTTGCAGTGCAGTCTGTCTTCTAATGTGCTGACTAGTTGAGTGTAAGTTTATATTTTTGGTTATTCCTTAGAATAATTCTTAAAGATACAGACTTTCAATGTTTTTGGAATTCCCCTAGTTTTAATGGAAAAGTCAGGTGTGCATTTGAAGCCATTAATTTTATAGGTGAAGTAGACCAGATAGcaacatttttcagttttaaactTTGGAAGCGGTTATGCATTGCCTTCCCAGGTTATAATTAAATAGTCATATCTCCTAATGTTCCCAAATGGTTTGCCAAGAGGCTAATGATGTAAACTAAGTGTAATAAACCTTGGTTTATGGTTGAGGAACGGCTACACAGATTTTTGGGATAGAACTTGAAATTTCCAGTTCTTGCTATTGTTTTCTTATCTATTATAGTATGGTTTTGATAGGAAACTCTTAGGAACACTCCTCTGATCTGTCAAAGTTCACACTCCTTGAATCCACAGAGCACTGGTTTTTAGTAAAAGCATCATCTCAACACTTCTATAGAGCAAAGACTTAATTCTTTTGGTGAGATGTTGGGTTTTCCCTTTCCTCAATTCTAGTGCTAAAATTAAGGCTTATATGTATGTCCTAAACTGTATACTGCTAAAGTTAAGGCTTAAATTGTATGTCAGTTTAACTTGAAAtgcttaaacattttaattatgaaaCTAAAATCTCTTTCAGTGTAAGAATTCCAGGAAGTTTATGGGAAGAGATCACCTGAAATAGTTGCTTTTCTAGTCGCATTTGAATTGGGTGAATAGTTGGAAGAGGAAATGtccttattgttgttttattaatttttgtgtttaattttgatttgcctttttttttttccttttcacagaaTAATGCATATACTGCCATGTCAGATTCCTATTTGCCCAGTTACTACAGTCCCTCTATTGGCTTCTCCTATTCTTTGGGTGAAGCTGCTTGGTCTACTGGGGGTGATACAGCCATGCCCTATCTGACTTCTTATGGACAGCTGAGCAACGGAGAGCCTCACTTCCTACCAGATGCAATGTTCGGACAACCAGGAGCCCTGGGTAGCACTCCATTTCTTGGTCAGCatggttttaatttctttcccagTGGGATTGACTTCTCAGCTTGGGGAAATAACAGTTCTCAGGGACAGTCTACTCAGAGCTCTGGATATAGTAGCAATTATGCTTATGCACCTAGCTCCTTAGGTGGAGCCATGATTGATGGACAGTCAGCTTTTGCCAGTGAGACCCTCAATAAGGCTCCTGGCATGAATACTATAGACCAAGGGATGGCAGCACTGAAGTTGGGTAGCACAGAAGTTGCAAGCAGTGTTCCAAAAGTTGTAGGTTCTGCAGTTGGTAGTGGGTCCATTACTGGTAACATCGTGGCTTCCAATAGTTTGCCTCCAGCAACCATCGCTCCTCCAAAACCAGCATCTTGGGCTGATATTGCTAGCAAGCCGGCGAAACAGCAACCGAAGTTGAAGACCAAGAATGGCATTGCAGGGTCAAGTCTTCCACCACCCCCAATAAAGCATAACATGGATATTGGAACTTGGGATAATAAGGGTCCTGTGGCAAAAGCCCCCTCACAGGCTTTGGTTCAGAACATAGGTCAGCAGCCAACCCAGGGGTCTCCCCAGCCTGTAGGTCAGCAGGCTAACAATAGCCCACCAGTGGCTCAGGCATCCGTGGGGCAACAAACACAGCCAttgcccccacctccaccacagCCTGCCCAACTCTCAGTCCAGCAACAGGCAACTCAGCCAACCCGCTGGGTAGCACCTCGGAACCGTGGCAGTGGGTTCGGTCATAATGGGGTGGATGGTAATGGAGTAGGACAGTCTCAGGCTGGATCTGGATCTACTCCTTCAGAACCTCACCCAGTGTTGGAGAAGCTGCGGTCCATTAACAACTATAACCCCAAGGATTTTGACTGGAATCTGAAACATGGCCGGGTTTTCATCATTAAGAGCTACTCTGAGGACGATATCCACCGTTCCATTAAGTATAATATCTGGTGCAGCACAGAGCACGGTAACAAGAGACTGGATGCTGCTTATCGCTCCATGAACGGGAAAGGCCCCGTTTACTTACTTTTCAGTGTCAACGGCAGTGGACACTTCTGTGGCGTTGCAGAAATGAAATCTGCTGTGGACTACAACACATGTGCAGGTGTGTGGTCCCAGGACAAATGGAAGGGTCGTTTTGATGTCAGGTGGATTTTTGTGAAGGACGTTCCCAATAGCCAACTGCGACACATTCGCCTAGAGAACAACGAGAATAAACCAGTGACCAACTCCAGGGACACTCAGGAAGTGCCTCTGGAAAAGGCTAAGCAGGTGTTGAAAATCATAGCCAGCTACAAGCACACCACTTCGATTTTTGATGACTTCTCACACTATGAGAAACgccaagaggaagaagaaagtgtTAAAAAGGTAACCAGTTTACCATTCTTAAGACTTATaaggaaggagaaggaactagagagaacaggagaggtaTTCTGAATGGTTAATAAAAGCTCTGTAAATAACAAACGTATCACTTAACAGTTTAAGCCTTTATGGAAGTATAACTGATGTTACTGTTTGGCTTCATGTGTAGAAATGTAAGCTTAAGTTAACGGAAAGCAGAATTTAAATGATGCAAAAGAGGTGAAGAACAGGCCAGAAGAAGTGCAAAGGGGATAATTGAAGTGATAGAACCATGAAAAATCAAATAGGAAAAGATCGAGGCCTTAATATGGCAGAGAAAAGGTTAAAGTTCTGTTATAATTAACTTTTGGCTTAAGTCAGGTAAGGTGGTTAAGTCAGGAGTTGGTGTGCCACCCTGCTTGCCTTTGATTACTGGAAGTATTAGGGAATGTTTTGGAACTTTTTCCTTGTTCCTGTCCTTAGTGTTCTGCTTAGTTACTTTTTCCAAAACCCTTTTCCAGTTTGGAAACatagtatgtattatataaaacttGGAAACAGATAATCATAAAAAGCTGATCTCTCGTTATTAAAATTCTGTTGTATTCCTGAAGAGTAACCTCTTGTTCCCTATTTGTAACAAGTGACCATCTTGGGCAGATGGGGAATAGGTCCAAACTAAAAAGAGTTGGAATTTATTGGAAGGTGTTGGTAATACTTGGTCTGTGTGTATTGAGTGAATGTAAACTTTAAGACCATAGAGAATGGTAAAATGCGAGTTGAGGCAGAGTTTATGTTATCTAGGACTTTGACATATTTAAATGTAGGAAGTAGGTGAAAAGATTATTATGGgcaagaagactttttttttttaagaagacttttttttttaaagatacattaatGATTGAGAGAATCCTAAGTGGTTAGCTTCAAATGtaaaattaaggggcgcctgggtggctcaatgggttaaagcctctgcctttggctcaggttatgatcccggggtcctgggatcgagccccgcatcgggctctctgctcagcggggagcctgcttcctcctccctctctctctgcctgtctctctgcctgcctgtgatctctgtctgtcaaataaaataaataaaatcttaaaaaaaaaaatgtaaaattaagtttattaaatttatgtaaatatatttttcttaggtttgTCATGAATTTATAcaggttttatatatttgttataggATCTGAGGCACTTGTTATGCCTctataaaagcttattttttgaGCAGTAGGAGGAGGGCTGTATGATTAGATTCTCCACCTGGATAACACAGACTCAGAGGTCATAGTTGTCCATCTAAAGCAGGATGGTTGCCTTCTGGTGTGTGCAGATgaataaaaaatggagatatGTTTGTCAGTGATGCTACAAGTATAGAGCCACATTATGAAAATTCActgtcaaaaaattttttctttaaattcctcttttcccttccccaaaGTTTACCGGTTTAACTTAAAAATCTACCATAATCTTGAGGAAATGGTTTACTGATTATTTTCACCAGACATCTGAAAGGCTCTAAAGATGTTTTAACAGTCTCCTGTATCTAGAGGAACTTAAGGGGGTGCttgcatggctcagtggattaagcctttgcctttggcttaggtcatgacctcagggtcctgggattgaggctggaatcaggctttctgtttgGAGGGGGATGGTGGTGCTTCTCCCCCGCACCTCCTGccgcctgcctctatgcctacttgtgatatctctctgtcaaatacataaataaaatctttaaaagaaatatagaggAACTCAAGGATGGGAGGCCATGACCTTTTAAACGTCATGTAGTTTCACAGTAGATTATTAAAGTGTGTGAGGGGCATCCAGGTGCTTAGTTTAACCACTTGAAACATGCGTATCAGTCCCATATTATGAATCTGCTTGCTTTCATCTGCAAAGTTCTGTCCCACATGTTGTGATTAAAAATaggaaggcaaaaacaaaaatagggcAAGGACAGGAATGTACAGCCTAATTGATAAGATTGACTTGTATGTATTGGAAGTAGTGGGGAAATTtggatttaaaaatgaagtagcaAATTTGAATGCTGTTAATTTATGTAGACTTTTAATCAAGTTTGTACTAAATTCACTGGAGCAGTTCAGTGAATAATAATTCAACTTCATAAGGAGGTGTAAGAGTCATATGTTGGAATTGACCAGCTTTGTGATGTTTTCATAGTGAGTGGTAATAATCAAGGTTTAGGGGCTTTGTTAAGCCAACTAatggatctttctttctttctttctttcttttttttttttttaagattttatttatttatttgatagagaggcaggcagggagagaggagaaagcaggctccctgctaagcagagagcctgatgcggggctcgatcccagaaccctgagatcatgacctgagctgaaggcggaggcttaacccactgagccacccaggcgcccctaatggaTGTTTCTTAAAACCATTCCGTAAAGACTTGTGATGAATGAGTATATGAATTGTTCTCAGGCTGGTgaacaaattacaaaaaaaaaaaaaaagaaagaaaaaaaagaaagtttcaacCATACTTGTGTCAGATTACTTTTTAGTTTACCTTCTGTTAGAAGAGATTGCTAAGGTTTCAGGAAGGTCCCTATGATTGCTTCTAAACCCAGTTAACATTTCAGTCAGTATTGCCTTACTTCTCTTGTCTACTGTTAACCTTAACATTCTTACATAACTGATGTAAAGCTAGTCTTTTTTAGGCTTCCAAGATAAAACAAGTTTCATGAGAATCAAACTGTTAGCTCATTGAGGCAGTCGACTCCTTTAGGTGGGGTGTTTGTATGTGCACTTGTGTATTATTTACAAGATTCCAAAAAATTGTGCCAAGTGGGCATAGTAACTCAAGTGGGGAAATACGTAAGCTTCATCCTGAAAATGATGTCACAGCTATTCTAAAGTTCCATGATTGGGTATGTATCTTGGCAGAACACACTGAAGCAGAACTATAGCCATTTTAGCCTACTATTAGCAACTTGCTCTGTTCTTTGTTGCAATTCAGTATCATAGAAGCTTCAAGCTTGAAACTTCAGCAAATTTTAGGGGTATCTTCCATATGTGGTTTACTCTTTTGTGTACTTCAGATACTATCTTGTAACCTgctttctgcatttatttagaaCCTTTGCctaattgttaaatattcttcTGTGACATGACTTTTGATGGCTTCCTAGTATTCTTTCatagatttattataatttacCAATCCTTAATTTTTAGATTTGTCAGctgctttatgtttttttttcccagctgaaATAACATTGCAGTGAACATGCATTGATTAAAAATGCCTATTCACATCTTTcctacaatgtttttttttttttaaagattttatttattggggcgcctgggtggctcagtgggttaagccgctgccttcggctcaggtcatgatctcagggtcctgggatcgagtcccacatcgggctctctgctcggcagggagcctgcttccttctctctctctctgcctgcctctcagtgtacttgtaatttctctctgtcaaataaataaataaaatttttaaaaaaaaagattttatttatttatttgacagagagagagatcacataggcggagaggcaggcagagagagagagagagagaggaggaagcaggcttcccgctgagcagagagcccaatgtggggcttgatcccaggaccctggaatcatgacctgagccaaaggctttaacccactgagccacccaggcaccccctcctttttttttaagattttatttatggtggctcctatgtggctcagttgggcgTCTACCCaaccaggtcatgatcccagggtcctgggattgagcctacattgggctctgtgctcagcggggagcctgctccctctgcctgctgcctcctgcttgtgatctctctctgtcaatcataaataaaatcttaaaaaaagattttatttgtatatttgacacagagagatggagagggaataCAGCAAGGTTCTGACataatctatctatatatatatatatatatatatttttttaaagattttatttatttatttgtcagagagagagagagcaagagtgagcacaggcagagaggcaggcagagtcagagggagaagcaggctccctgcggagcaaggagcccgatgtgggactcgatcccaggacgctgggatcatgacctgagccgaaggcagccgctcaaccaactgagccacccaggcgtccctatatatatatttttaaagattttatttatttatttgacagagacacagagagggaacacaagcagggggagtgggagagggagcaacaggcttcccatggagcagggagcctgatgcggggctccatctcaggaccctggcgtcatgacctcaaccaaaggcAGAACTTAAAGAcagaaccatccaggcacccctatatcttTTCTTTGCTGTATGCTAGATACTACTGAGAAATCTGGAGTGTATGTCAGGGAGCCTTACATTAGTGACAGGTAAGCATACAAAACAAAGCAGTTTCACAAGATACATACATGGTGCCAGTTTGAAAGTGAGGACTGTCTAAACCAGCCTGAGTTGTGGGTGGGTTGGTCACAGAAGAAATTCTGGAAGAGGTGATCTTTTGAGCTGAGCCTTGAAAGATGTATAGAAGGTAGCCAGAGGTGTTTGGGGGAAGAATAAACATAGATCAGTTCAGGGCCGTCCACATCTGTGACTGTAGATAATTTGGAACAAGAAGTCCTGTACATTTTAAGAGCAAGTCTAATTGGTATTTGTGGAGTAGGTTTCTCCATAATGGAAACTTGTTGGAGGTTGgctgaggaaaagggagttgaatGAAATGTTCATGCAGTTAGTTTGATatagaaggaaactgagaaaggcacaaaattggtttaaaaaagtTCTAAAAGGAAGGTTTCATTTGAATcaggaaagtttttattttagttctagttaacctacagtgttatagtagtttcaggtgtgtgaTATAGCAGTGAT
Protein-coding regions in this window:
- the YTHDF2 gene encoding YTH domain-containing family protein 2 isoform X2 → MSASSLLEQRPKGQGNKVQNGSVHQKDGLNDDDFEPYLSPQNNAYTAMSDSYLPSYYSPSIGFSYSLGEAAWSTGGDTAMPYLTSYGQLSNGEPHFLPDAMFGQPGALGSTPFLGQHGFNFFPSGIDFSAWGNNSSQGQSTQSSGYSSNYAYAPSSLGGAMIDGQSAFASETLNKAPGMNTIDQGMAALKLGSTEVASSVPKVVGSAVGSGSITGNIVASNSLPPATIAPPKPASWADIASKPAKQQPKLKTKNGIAGSSLPPPPIKHNMDIGTWDNKGPVAKAPSQALVQNIGQQPTQGSPQPVGQQANNSPPVAQASVGQQTQPLPPPPPQPAQLSVQQQATQPTRWVAPRNRGSGFGHNGVDGNGVGQSQAGSGSTPSEPHPVLEKLRSINNYNPKDFDWNLKHGRVFIIKSYSEDDIHRSIKYNIWCSTEHGNKRLDAAYRSMNGKGPVYLLFSVNGSGHFCGVAEMKSAVDYNTCAGVWSQDKWKGRFDVRWIFVKDVPNSQLRHIRLENNENKPVTNSRDTQEVPLEKAKQVLKIIASYKHTTSIFDDFSHYEKRQEEEESVKKERQGRGK
- the YTHDF2 gene encoding YTH domain-containing family protein 2 isoform X1; this translates as MSASSLLEQRPKGQGNKVQNGSVHQKDGLNDDDFEPYLSPQARPNNAYTAMSDSYLPSYYSPSIGFSYSLGEAAWSTGGDTAMPYLTSYGQLSNGEPHFLPDAMFGQPGALGSTPFLGQHGFNFFPSGIDFSAWGNNSSQGQSTQSSGYSSNYAYAPSSLGGAMIDGQSAFASETLNKAPGMNTIDQGMAALKLGSTEVASSVPKVVGSAVGSGSITGNIVASNSLPPATIAPPKPASWADIASKPAKQQPKLKTKNGIAGSSLPPPPIKHNMDIGTWDNKGPVAKAPSQALVQNIGQQPTQGSPQPVGQQANNSPPVAQASVGQQTQPLPPPPPQPAQLSVQQQATQPTRWVAPRNRGSGFGHNGVDGNGVGQSQAGSGSTPSEPHPVLEKLRSINNYNPKDFDWNLKHGRVFIIKSYSEDDIHRSIKYNIWCSTEHGNKRLDAAYRSMNGKGPVYLLFSVNGSGHFCGVAEMKSAVDYNTCAGVWSQDKWKGRFDVRWIFVKDVPNSQLRHIRLENNENKPVTNSRDTQEVPLEKAKQVLKIIASYKHTTSIFDDFSHYEKRQEEEESVKKERQGRGK